Proteins co-encoded in one Cercospora beticola chromosome 7, complete sequence genomic window:
- the ERG7A gene encoding Lanosterol synthase erg7A (BUSCO:EOG09260SIZ) has product MTFRNRSAKEQPKANGQAKANAKSPDSRTDYSRWRLKDDRGRQTWHYLQSDEEIKQWPQTIADKWHLGLDTGLPDLPKAKTPLQAAENGLRFFSKLQLEPGNWACEYGGPMFLLPGIIITLYVTDMPLTQPEQIEVVRYLFNMQNVGSKNGGDGGWGLHIEGDSSVFGTAMNYTCLRILGVPANEPRMVKARRCLHDMGGAVYGPHWSKFWFSVLGVMKWDIVNPVPPELWLLPDWVPIAPWRWWIHMRMVFLPMGYLWSKKWTYPRADSDPLIKELREELFTTPYHEIDFASHRNSISVKDNYHPKTWVLNLINWLLVWIWIPFLRTDALIKKAEDWVWHLIQIEGANTDQGDLAPVSAPMDTLCCYVAEGPDAESVLRHRDRLQDYFFISKDGMMADGTNGVQVWDTAFAIQAVVDAGLEQKPEYHNLLLKGLEFLEDHQFLEHVVGYEDSSVYSDPPTQATSAEVGWRHPRRGAWGFSTRSQGYVVSDCTAEAVKATMALQSTVDPKDGRTSLFPTLLSEKRLKWAVDILLTMQNSDGSCSSYEPTRGSTKMEYLNAAEVFGRIMVEYPYPECTTACVTALERFRKDYPDYRAAEIKKFVSRAVDWIRRDQAPDGSWYGSWGICFSYAGWFALESLKTQGETYENSERVRRACHFFLDRQEADGGWGESYKSCETVTWCRHPDGSQVVQTAWVVIALIEAGYPDRDPIDRAVKLIMSRQQPNGEWLQEGIEGVFNKSCMISYPNYKFIFPIKALGMYSRHFGDTALNGSV; this is encoded by the exons ATGACATTTCGCAATCGCTCTGCGAAGGAGCAGCCGAAAGCGAATGGCCAGGCGAAGGCCAATGCCAAGTCACCCGACAGCCGTACAGATTATTCTCGATGGCGACTGAAAGACGACCGAGGACGGCAGACATGGCATTACCTACAATCAGATGAAGAAATCAAGCAATGGCCGCAGACGATTGCGGATAAATGGCATTTGGGCCTTGACACT GGGTTGCCGGATCTCCCAAAGGCGAAAACACCTCTCCAAGCTGCGGAAAATGGACTGCGATTCTTCTCGAAACTACAACTAGAGCCAGGAAACTGGGCTTGTGAATATGGAGGACCGATGTTCTTGCTTCCTGGAATTATCATCACCCTCTATGTTACTGATATGCCATTGACACAACCGGAGCAAATTGAAGTCGTGCGCTATCTGTTCAACATGCAGAATGTTGGATCAAAGAATGGTGGCGACGGTGGCTGGGGATTGCACATTGAAGGCGACTCCTCGGTCTTTGGAACGGCGATGAACTATACCTGTTTGCGAATACTCGGTGTTCCGGCCAATGAACCACGTATGGTGAAGGCTCGACGATGCCTTCATGATATGGGCGGCGCAGTATACGGACCCCACTGGAGTAAGTTCTGGTTCTCGGTCCTCGGTGTCATGAAATGGGACATTGTCAATCCTGTGCCTCCAGAGCTCTGGCTCCTGCCAGACTGGGTGCCAATCGCCCCTTGGCGCTGGTGGATCCACATGCGCATGGTCTTCCTACCAATGGGCTATCTGTGGTCTAAGAAATGGACATATCCCAGAGCAGACTCAGATCCATTGATCAAGGAATTACGGGAAGAGCTATTCACGACGCCTTACCACGAGATAGACTTCGCTAGTCATCGAAACTCCATCAGCGTCAAAGATAACTACCATCCCAAGACATGGGTCTTGAATCTCATCAATTGGCTCCTTGTCTGGATATGGATTCCTTTCCTGCGGACCGACGCTCTGATCAAGAAGGCTGAAGATTGGGTCTGGCATCTTATCCAGATTGAAGGTGCAAACACTGATCAGGGCGACCTGGCACCTGTTAGCGCTCCGATGGACACATTGTGCTGCTACGTTGCAGAGGGTCCGGACGCGGAGTCCGTCCTGAGGCATCGTGATCGACTGCAGGACTACTTTTTCATCAGTAAAGACGGCATGATGGCAGACGGCACCAACGGCGTACAGGTGTGGGATACAGCATTCGCGATACAAGCGGTGGTTGATGCTGGTCTGGAGCAGAAGCCGGAGTACCACAACCTCCTACTCAAAGGTCTAGAGTTCCTGGAAGACCACCAGTTTCTTGAACACGTTGTTGGCTACGAGGACTCATCTGTTTACTCGGATCCTCCCACCCAAGCAACATCAGCCGAAGTTGGCTGGCGGCATCCTCGTCGTGGCGCGTGGGGTTTCAGCACCCGCTCGCAGGGCTACGTTGTTTCTGACTGCACAGCGGAAGCTGTCAAGGCGACCATGGCGTTGCAGTCCACGGTGGACCCGAAGGATGGTCGCACTAGTTTGTTCCCGACTCTCCTGAGCGAGAAGCGTCTCAAGTGGGCTGTTGACATCCTTCTCACCATGCAGAACAGCGATGGTTCCTGCAGCTCGTACGAACCCACGCGAGGCAGCACAAAGATGGAGTACCTCAATGCAGCTGAGGTCTTCGGGCGCATCATGGTCGAATACCCATACCCGGAATGCACAACTGCATGTGTCACGGCGCTCGAGCGCTTCCGAAAGGACTACCCAGATTATCGTGCTGCGGAGATTAAGAAATTCGTGTCTCGTGCTGTCGATTGGATCCGACGCGACCAAGCTCCGGATGGATCTTGGTACGGCAGCTGGGGAATCTGCTTTTCGTATGCTGGATGGTTTGCGCTGGAGAGTCTGAAGACTCAAGGTGAGACATACGAAAACAGTGAGCGGGTCAGGCGAGCCTGTCATTTCTTCCTCGATCGCCAAGAGGCAGACGGTGGTTGGGGCGAATCGTACAAGAGCTGTGAGACCGTTACATGGTGTCGGCATCCTGATGGCTCGCAAGTCGTGCAGACGGCTTGG GTCGTCATTGCTTTGATCGAGGCTGGCTATCCAGATCGTGATCCCATCGACCGCGCGGTGAAGCTCATCATGAGCAGGCAGCAACCCAATGGCGAGTGGTTGCAGGAGGGTATTGAGGGCGTGTTCAACAAGAGTTG CATGATCTCCTATCCAAACTACAAATTCATCTTCCCGATCAAGGCGCTGGGCATGTATAGCAGACATTTCGGCGACACTGCATTGAATGGATCAGTATAG
- a CDS encoding uncharacterized protein (BUSCO:EOG0926384F) — protein sequence MRAFLRCWRSIRAPTRCFTTSAARHEVRSIAELPDRLHPRYQEIKSHDLLALRWPVPPRNVLIVRKDESSECHDAAIEYANHIHEVYPGTSVIFEPYLAHEVDKQLNFPIYAANGEGNSAYEKKVDLTSTFGGDGTILHAASLFATAKSVPPVLSFSMGTLGFLGEWKFAEYKRAFREMYMSGSPSTVPPKSTDEPELKERSDAWTEARGKSMGESRSARILLRNRLRIGIFSSEGERLPHEPPFAHADSKCDDIFALNEVLLHRGALPHLAHITILIGSPPHQKTLTTAIADGFLVSTPTGSTAYSLSSGGSIVHPLVSSILLTPICPRSLSFRPLVLPANTPITLRIEKQNRGKEIEVSVDGVRRQEGLRAGMEVRVVGEEVRSPGAPGARDWLRGVPSIVRSGGAADGQDHWVGGLNSLLKFNYPFGEHG from the coding sequence ATGAGAGCATTTCTACGATGTTGGCGAAGCATTCGAGCGCCAACACGATGTTTCACCACTTCTGCAGCTCGACACGAGGTCCGAAGCATCGCTGAACTCCCGGATCGCCTACATCCTCGTTACCAGGAGATCAAGAGTCACGACCTGTTGGCGCTACGATGGCCGGTGCCACCTCGCAATGTTCTCATTGTCCGGAAAGATGAAAGCTCAGAGTGTCACGATGCCGCGATTGAATATGCGAACCATATTCACGAAGTCTATCCTGGAACCTCTGTCATTTTCGAACCATATCTGGCCCATGAAGTGGACAAGCAGCTGAACTTTCCAATCTATGCCGCAAATGGAGAAGGTAATTCTGCGTACGAGAAGAAGGTTGACCTTACCTCTACCTTTGGCGGAGACGGCACGATCTTACATGCAGCCTCTCTCTTCGCCACAGCCAAAAGCGTGCCACCAGTGCTCTCATTCAGTATGGGCACATTGGGCTTTCTGGGCGAATGGAAGTTTGCAGAGTACAAACGCGCTTTTCGAGAAATGTACATGTCGGGTTCGCCCTCGACTGTGCCTCCCAAGAGCACAGACGAGCCAGAGCTCAAGGAGAGATCTGATGCGTGGACCGAAGCACGTGGCAAATCGATGGGCGAGTCTCGAAGCGCACGTATACTGTTACGGAACAGACTTCGCATTGGAATCTTCAGTTCTGAGGGCGAGCGACTTCCTCATGAGCCACCCTTTGCTCATGCGGACAGCAAATGCGATGACATTTTTGCGCTGAACgaggtgctgctgcatcgtggCGCTCTACCACACTTGGCTCATATCACGATATTGATCGGCTCTCCTCCACATCAGAAGACATTGACGACCGCCATCGCGGATGGATTCTTAGTCTCGACACCTACAGGATCTACAGCCTACAGCTTGTCAAGTGGCGGCTCTATCGTTCACCCTCTGGTATCCTCCATTCTGCTGACGCCTATCTGTCCGAGGTCTCTTTCATTTCGACCTCTTGTGCTTCCGGCGAACACGCCAATCACACTTCGCATCGAAAAGCAGAACCGCGGCAAAGAAATTGAAGTCTCTGTTGACGGTGTAAGACGACAAGAAGGTCTGAGAGCAGGCATGGAGGTGAGAGTCGTTGGCGAGGAAGTGCGCTCGCCAGGAGCTCCAGGAGCAAGAGACTGGCTCCGAGGAGTGCCTAGTATTGTGCGCTCAGGTGGTGCCGCTGATGGGCAAGATCACTGGGTTGGCGGTCTGAACTCGCTGCTGAAGTTTAATTATCCTTTTGGAGAGCACGGCTAG
- a CDS encoding uncharacterized protein (BUSCO:EOG09261N64) — MASTVIHREEEQNAGTMELKENTVIIVLGASGDLAKKKTFPALFGLFRNGFLPRDVKIVGYARTKMDHTEYLKRVKSHIKTPTKEMEQQLDEFSKFTTYVSGQYDKDESFQELEKHLQELEKGQKETNRVFYMALPPSVFIPVSEHLKRNNYPKTGIARIIIEKPFGKDLASSRELDQALRPNWKEEEIFRIDHYLGKEMVKNILILRFGNEFFGATWNRNHIDNVQITFKEPFGTEGRGGYFDEFGIIRDVMQNHLLQILTLLAMERPISFSAEDIRNEKVRVLRGMPAIEPKNVIIGQYEKSLDGSKPGYKEDDTVPKESRCPTFASMVAYIKNERWDGVPFILKAGKALNEQKTEVRIQFKDVTSGIFKDIPRNELVIRVQPNESIYIKMNSKLPGLSMQTVVTELDLTYRRRFSDLKIPEAYESLILDSLKGDHSNFVRDDELDASWRIFTPLLHYLDDNKEIIPMGYPYGSRGPAVLDDFTSSYGYKFADAAGYQWPQHQIEPNKL; from the exons ATGGCGAGCACGGTGATCCACCgcgaggaggagcagaaCGCCGG CACGATGGAGCTCAAGGAGAACACCGTCATTATCGTCCTTGGCGCGTCCGGTGATctcgcaaagaagaagacctTTCCCGCACTCTTTGGCCTGTTCAGAAATGGCTTCCTGCCTCGCGATGTCAAGATCGTCGGCTACGCTCGAACGAAGATGGATCACACCGAATACTTGAAGCGAGTCAAGTCACATATCAAAACTCCAACAAAAGAGATGGAGCAGCAATTGGACGAATTCTCCAAGTTCACCACCTACGTGAGCGGGCAGTACGACAAGGATGAGAGCTTCcaggagctcgagaagcatctgcaagagctggagaagggTCAGAAGGAGACCAACCGCGTGTTCTACATGGCATTGCCTCCTTCCGTCTTCATTCCCGTCTCCGAACACTTGAAGCGCAACAACTACCCCAAGACTGGTATCGCACGCATCATCATTGAGAAGCCATTCGGAAAGGACCTTGCGTCATCGCGCGAGCTTGACCAGGCTCTGCGACCTAACTGGAAGGAGGAGGAAATCTTCCGTATTGATCACTACCTTGGAAAGGAGATGGTCAAGAACATCCTGATCTTGCGCTTCGGAAACGAGTTCTTTGGAGCAACATGGAACCGCAACCACATCGATAACGTGCAAATCACCTTCAAGGAGCCATTTGGCACCGAGGGACGTGGTGGCTACTTTGACGAGTTCGGCATCATTCGCGATGTCATGCAAAACCACTTGCTCCAGATCTTGACCCTGCTCGCCATGGAGCGCCCAATTTCCTTCTCCGCTGAAGATATCCGAAACGAAAAGGTGCGCGTACTCCGCGGTATGCCTGCCATTGAGCCAAAGAACGTCATCATTGGCCAGTATGAAAAGTCGCTGGACGGCTCCAAGCCAGGCTACAAGGAGGACGACACCGTGCCTAAGGAGTCGCGATGCCCCACCTTTGCATCCATGGTCGCCTACATCAAGAACGAGCGCTGGGATGGTGTTCCATTCATCCTCAAGGCAGGAAAGGCTCTGAACGAGCAAAAGACAGAAGTCCGCATTCAATTCAAGGATGTCACGTCTGGTATCTTCAAGGACATCCCGCGTAACGAGCTGGTGATCCGAGTGCAGCCAAACGAGAGCATCTATATCAAGATGAACAGCAAGCTGCCTGGTCTCAGCATGCAGACGGTTGTCACTGAGCTGGATCTCACCTACCGACGACGATTCTCTGATCTTAAGATCCCAGAGGCATACGAGAGCTTGATCCTCGACTCACTCAAGGGCGATCACTCCAACTTTGTGCGTGACGATGAGCTTGATGCTTCATGGCGCATCTTCACTCCTCTCCTGCACTACCTCGATGACAACAAGGAGATTATTCCAATGGGTTACCCATACG GCTCCCGCGGCCCAGCTGTCCtcgacgacttcacctcctcaTACGGCTACAAATTCGCCGACGCTGCAGGATACCAGTGGCCACAGCACCAGATTGAGCCTAACAAGCTCTAG
- the RPL33B gene encoding 60S ribosomal protein eL33 — protein sequence MSESQGHRLYVKGKHLSYQRGKRTTNPNTSLIKVEGVDDPKAASFYLGKRIAYVYRAKKEVRGSKIRVIWGKVTRTHGNSGVVRAQFRHNLPSKSFGAMVRIMLYPSSI from the exons ATGTCCGAATCACAGGGTCACCGTCTTTACGTCAA GGGCAAGCACCTTTCGTACCAGAGGGGCAAGCGCACCACCAACCCAAACACATCGCTCATCAAGGTTGAGGGCGTCGACGACCCAAAGGCCGCATCTTTCTACCTGGGCAAGCGCATCGCATACGTCTACCGCGCCAAGAAGGAGGTTAGAGGATCTAAGATCCGTGTCATCTGGGGCAAGGTCACGCGGACACACG GCAACTCCGGTGTGGTGAGGGCACAATTCAGACACAACCTGCCATCCAAGTCGTTCGGCGCCATGGTTCGCATCATGCTTTACCCGTCCTCGATATAG
- a CDS encoding uncharacterized protein (MEROPS:MER0001218) produces MRARLLACVPLTATVTTALDFAARCAIDKSPLLATHTCAAVFRQQHPPFHQRLSSSTAFRCSTPSPRPTSPLPQHQRASIANTSSIMNADNVLRSRPEGTRRLADNLEKPLLDDRSYRVIELPNKLEALLIHDPDTDKASAAMDVNVGSLSDPEEMQGMAHAVEHLLFMGTEKYPGENDYNSFLTKYGGMSNAFTAGTDTNYYFELSASSTSNSPKSSANTSRSSLLTVPKGQAPLYGALDRFAQFFIKPLFREDCLERELRAVDSENKKNLQADNWRMMQLAKSTAAKQHPYHLFSTGNYKILHDDPIARGVKIRDEFIKFYQKNYSANRMKLCVLGREGLDELQQWVEELFSDIPNQDLPKLRWDDVPVLTEKELCTQTFAKPVMDQRMLDLSFPYPDEENLYESMPGRYLGHLIGHEGPGSILAYLKAKGWVSELSAGPSPICPGTAFFSIGLRLTSQGLVHYREIIKTIFQYIAMIKEQPPQEWITQETAKLAEIDFKFKQKIPASRTTSHMSGVMHKPLPREWLLSGQHLVRKHDPEAILRGLNALRPDNFRFTMSAQDFTGDMAKFDQKEQWYGTEHTIQKIPSDFLQELEAVSKQSRPAELHLPAKNEFIPQRLDVEKKDIISTALSPTLIRNDGNVRLWWKKDDTFWVPKANVYVYLRSPMGYMSAYTAVLSTFFKELVDDSLTEYAYDAELAGLAYGLIRTANAFEVSVGGYNDKMHVLLEKVLVTMRDLEVKDDRFEIIKERMARTYQNFELQEPFRQIGRYTQLLSRDRAFSQADLLAELPNVSADDVRNFIPTLMRQMHIEILAHGNLYKEDALRMADLVEKTLKPHPLPPTQWETQRYINLPEGSNFAWKKTLKNPDNVNHCLDYCIYVGDASNRQTRAKTLLLDQVLHEPVFDTLRTKEQLGYIVNGSMMIVGNAAVFRILIQSEKDCEYLLKRSDLFLEEFETAIKEMSDTEFEEHRVGVINKRLEKLKNLSQESGRLWHHVLSEVFDFELVYRDVEVLETLTKEDMVDFYMTRFSPSSAVRSTFATQLVAQSSPEEIAAKTTDAEKSEKLADQIIALLSGIGLQCEAEDRTKLVENLGKTDISKGDVPATIKAIGTWLAAVGLDEESTKVVLAQGEQALPQLFPAAGVVAPTHDAEQTNGTTETNGTNGVVKEIKRVLVEDVKGWKASLPLAANPKPVKDLSEFEELESKL; encoded by the exons ATGCGCGCACGTCTGCTGGCCTGTGTTCCGCTGACTGCAACCGTCACCACCGCCCTCGACTTCGCTGCCCGCTGTGCAATTGACAAGTCGCCGCTGCTCGCCACTCACACTTGTGCCGCCGTCTTTCGTCAGCAGCATCCGCCATTCCATCAACGCCTGTCCTCTTCCACCGCCTTTCGTTGTAGCACGCCATCCCCCAGGCCTActtctcctctccctcaACACCAGCGCGCGTCCATTGCCAACACATCATCCATCATGAACGCAGACAATGTTCTGCGCAGTCGCCCAGAGGGCACGCGACGCTTGGCCGACAACCTCGAGAAGCCATTGCTAGATGATCGATCGTACAGAGTCATTGAGCTGCCCAACAAGCTCGAGGCATTGCTTATCCATGATCCCGACACAGACAAGGCTTCGGCCGCGATGGACGTCAATGTCGGCAGTCTTTCAGATCCGGAAGAGATGCAAGGAATGGCGCATGCTGTCGAGCATCTGCTGTTCATGGGCACTGAGAAG TACCCTGGGGAGAACGACTACAACTCATTCCTTACCAAATACGGCGGCATGAGCAATGCCTTCACAGCAGGCACCGACACCAACTACTACTTCGAGCTTTCAGCCTCGTCCACATCGAACAGTCCCAAATCGTCAGCAAACACGAGTCGATCGAGCTTGCTAACAGTACCCAAGGGCCAAGCACCTCTGTATGGCGCCCTCGATCGGTTCGCGCAATTCTTCATCAAACCCTTGTTCAGAGAGGACTGTCTGGAGCGAGAGCTACGAGCGGTGGACTcagagaacaagaagaaccTGCAAGCGGACAATTGGCGAATGATGCAGTTGGCAAAGAGCACGGCAGCGAAGCAACATCCATACCATCTGTTCTCAACAGGCAACTACAAAATCCTACACGATGATCCCATCGCGAGAGGCGTCAAAATCCGCGACGAGTTCATCAAATTCTACCAAAAGAACTATTCCGCAAATCGAATGAAACTATGTGTGTTGGGGAGGGAGGGCCTAGACGAGCTCCAGCAGTGGGTAGAGGAGCTCTTTTCCGATATTCCAAACCAGGACTTGCCAAAGCTACGATGGGACGACGTGCCAGTGCTCACAGAAAAGGAGCTGTGCACACAGACCTTTGCCAAGCCAGTCATGGACCAGCGTATGTTGGATCTCTCTTTCCCATACCCAGATGAGGAGAATCTATACGAATCAATGCCTGGTCGCTATCTGGGCCACCTAATAGGCCACGAGGGTCCGGGCAGTATCCTGGCTTATTTGAAGGCAAAGGGCTGGGTATCGGAGCTCAGTGCAGGTCCCTCGCCAATCTGCCCGGGGACTGCGTTCTTCTCGATCGGCCTTAGATTGACTTCACAAGGTCTGGTACACTATCGAGAGATCATCAAGACCATCTTTCAATACATTGCCATGATCAAAGAGCAGCCTCCGCAAGAGTGGATCACTCAGGAGACCGCGAAGCTCGCTGAAATCGACTTTAAATTCAAGCAAAAGATTCCCGCATCGCGTACTACTAGCCATATGAGTGGAGTTATGCACAAGCCTCTGCCACGTGAATGGCTGTTGAGCGGGCAGCATTTGGTTCGAAAGCACGATCCGGAGGCCATCTTGAGAGGCTTGAACGCACTTCGACCTGACAACTTCCGATTCACAATGTCTGCGCAAGACTTTACAGGGGATATGGCCAAATTCGATCAGAAGGAGCAATGGTATGGCACTGAGCACACCATTCAGAAAATTCCAAGCGACTTCCTGCAAGAGCTCGAGGCCGTGTCGAAACAATCGAGGCCAGCCGAGCTGCACCTGCCTGCAAAGAACGAGTTCATTCCACAGCGCTTGGACgttgagaagaaggatatcaTCTCGACTGCACTCTCGCCCACTTTGATTCGGAATGATGGCAATGTGCGTCTATGGTGGAAGAAGGACGACACGTTCTGGGTGCCCAAAGCCAATGTCTACGTTTACTTGCGCAGCCCAATGGGCTACATGAGCGCATACACTGCTGTGCTCTCCACTTTCTTCAAAGAGCTTGTCGATGACAGTCTCACAGAGTACGCTTACGACGCCGAGCTGGCTGGTCTGGCTTACGGCTTAATACGAACTGCCAACGCGTTCGAGGTCTCGGTTGGTGGCTACAACGACAAGATGCATGTGCTTCTTGAGAAAGTCCTGGTCACAATGCGCGATCTCGAAGTCAAGGATGACCGGTTCGAGATCATCAAGGAACGCATGGCCCGCACGTACCAGAATTTTGAGCTGCAAGAGCCATTCAGGCAGATTGGTCGCTACACCCAACTCTTGTCCCGAGACCGCGCCTTCAGCCAAGCAGATCTCCTGGCAGAATTGCCTAACGTCAGTGCCGACGATGTGCGCAACTTCATCCCTACTTTGATGCGCCAGATGCATATCGAGATCCTCGCCCATGGCAACCTCTACAAGGAAGATGCACTTCGTATGGCAGACCTCGTTGAGAAGACGCTCAAGCCTCATCCATTGCCTCCCACGCAATGGGAGACGCAGCGCTACATCAACCTGCCAGAGGGATCCAATTTTGCGTGGAAGAAGACTCTCAAGAACCCAGACAACGTGAATCACTGCCTCGATTACTGCATCTATGTGGGCGATGCGAGCAATCGTCAAACACGCGCCAAAACACTGTTACTTGACCAGGTGCTTCACGAGCCTGTCTTCGACACACTGCGAACCAAAGAGCAGTTGGGATACATTGTCAATGGCTCGATGATGATCGTTGGCAACGCTGCCGTGTTCCGCATCCTCATCCAGAGTGAGAAGGATTGCGAGTACCTGTTGAAACGCTCTGACCTCTTCCTGGAGGAGTTTGAGACGGCCATCAAAGAGATGTCAGATACAGAGTTCGAGGAGCATAGGGTTGGTGTCATCAACAAACGCCTCGAAAAGTTGAAGAACTTGTCTCAGGAAAGCGGACGCCTATGGCACCACGTCCTTTCTGAGGTTTTCGATTTCGAGCTCGTCTACCGCGATGTCGAAGTCCTCGAGACGTTGACCAAGGAAGATATGGTCGACTTCTATATGACACGGTTCAGCCCTAGCTCTGCCGTTCGCTCGACCTTTGCCACTCAATTGGTCGCCCAGTCATCTCCCGAAGAGATTGCTGCTAAGACCACAGATGCCGAGAAGAGTGAAAAGTTGGCTGATCAAATCATCGCCTTGCTCTCCGGAATCGGTCTCCAatgcgaagctgaagaccGGACGAAGCTTGTGGAGAACCTGGGCAAGACCGACATTTCCAAGGGAGATGTTCCAGCTACAATCAAAGCCATTGGCACATGGCTCGCGGCTGTTGGACTCGACGAGGAGAGTACCAAGGTCGTGCTTGCACAAGGCGAACAGGCTCTGCCGCAGCTTTTCCCGGCTGCTGGTGTTGTTGCTCCTACACACGATGCTGAGCAGACTAATGGCACGACCGAAACGAACGGCACAAATGGAGTTGTGAAGGAGATCAAGAGAGTTCTTGTGGAGGATGTGAAGGGCTGGAAGGCTAGCTTGCCGCTTGCTGCTAACCCGAAGCCTGTGAAGGACCTTTCGGAGTTTGAGGAATTGGAGTCGAAGCTTTAA
- a CDS encoding uncharacterized protein (CAZy:GH72), with the protein MSAPLQPITIRGRYLWQGQKRFIVRGVVYQDNALDRQPYDPITDEELPRLRHDVALFKELGVNTILVYKIESSKPHAQAMKLLEDAGIYVLTQAYPLLRGINRFDPYGSYNAENVQSYFRTIDLMASFPNTLGAFVANRLINSSMSDEASRDCTLVIAAVVRDVKKYMHLKNQTRGQRILPIAYGADNDGSRDRQIFEYLRTREQSERIDFWTFTKYTWNTTFSTSQTESSNDLTTPFTHANIPIFLSEYSSKFPSPPPTEPVQTPNAPPSHSSSSATKTLLTSPTTTHLSGGCLYEFNHSSNNYGLIRLLPNTPGFPPGFQGSNLETERQNAVEQRQTELGIVLIMQEFVDYRETLKDLREHEESDVEEAEMSDRSNVAEEREEGIGGPRPSGVTSPTTPHAIMPEQGESSSFRITGEVPESCIDWEEERARMESDE; encoded by the exons ATGAGTGCTCCTCTGCAACCTATCACTATCCGTGGTCGCTACTTATGGCAAGGACAGAAACGC TTCATCGTGCGCGGTGTAGTGTATCAAGACAACGCTCTTGACCGGCAACCATATGACCCTATCACAGATGAAGAACTTCCAAGGCTCCGGCACGATGTTGCACTGTTCAAAGAACTGGGTGTAAACACCATTCTCGTCTACAAGATCGAGTCCTCTAAACCGCATGCACAAGCCATGAAATTGCTCGAAGACGCAGGCATATATGTTCTCACACAGGCCTATCCACTTCTAAGAGGCATCAATCGTTTCGACCCATATGGCTCTTATAATGCTGAGAATGTGCAATCCTATTTCAGAACAATCGATCTTATGGCATCTTTCCCAAATACGCTGGGTGCCTTTGTCGCTAATCGACTGATCAATTCATCAATGAGCGACGAGGCTTCCAGAGACTGCACACTCGTCATCGCGGCTGTCGTCCGAGACGTGAAGAAATACATGCATCTCAAGAATCAGACAAGAGGACAACGTATTCTGCCTATTGCCTATGGAGCCGACAATGATGGGTCCCGCGATAGGCAGATCTTCGAGTATCTGCGTACAAGGGAGCAGTCTGAGCGGATAGACTTCTGGACA TTCACAAAATACACCTGGAACACAACCTTCTCAACTTCACAAACAGAATCATCGAACGACTTG ACTACACCCTTCACCCACGCCAACATCCCCATCTTCCTCTCCGAATACAGCTCCAAATTCCCCTCTCCTCCCCCAACCGAACCCGTGCAAACTCCAAACGCACCACCTTCccactcctcctcctctgccacAAAAACCCTCCTCACCTCCCCAACAACAACCCACCTCTCCGGCGGCTGCCTCTACGAATTCAACCACAGCTCCAATAACTACGGTCTCATTCGCCTCCTCCCAAACACTCCAGGTTTTCCGCCAGGCTTCCAAGGCTCGAATCTCGAAACCGAGAGACAAAATGCTGTAGAACAGAGACAAACAGAATTAGGAATTGTTTTGATTATGCAGGAATTCGTTGATTATCGAGAGACGTTGAAGGATTTGAGAGAGCATGAAGAAAGTGATGTGGAGGAAGCCGAGATGTCGGACAGAAGCAACGTGGCCGAAGAGCGAGAGGAAGGAATTGGGGGTCCCAGACCGAGTGGAGTCACTTCTCCAACAACTCCACACGCAATAATGCCCGAGCAAGGCGAAAGCAGTAGTTTTAGAATTACGGGTGAAGTGCCAGAGAGTTGTATTGATTGGGAAGAGGAAAGAGCTCGAATGGAGTCAGATGAGTAG